A single window of Flavobacterium sp. 140616W15 DNA harbors:
- a CDS encoding T9SS type A sorting domain-containing protein produces the protein MKNFYLLIILLVSGFGFAQNARIGEYEVKTVLNIKAGSGSYSSSCRNDVKVDLIYNDGTITIINENIGGIPSDRYTLYEKTINVLATRKPVKVQVYSSRNWKRKVGGCGGKGSFNGDKRESTQFFSCLNNYTDIVRWWDDKLSITNNPILTIINPKDDSFPTDSNITIASHTGFLPSEYNWQYSLNPDPDEDLNSRSWTNLPQYNTQSSISTNAKAILGANAANFHGNKIYFRQKACNIVSKPVMYIIRQSAPFIISHNEKETTCFNSEDGKLVLKFSRPLISAEQLNYSIVDYDDEKQTWKEVMCSTQDNGGIIVDASNSFQIPCDFAKGRYKLYFIGSINGVNTNPSTNFDNPFFFEIKSPAPVDFSITSKTNILCYGVNDGAIEITATGGTANGIYQYSTNDDSTWKSFTNGNKHTITNLQKGDCTIKVRKIKDASDTIGCIAKLSGTENDKILTENISEPLVPLILNYTFKKDPTFYGAANGKLVAAISGGTINDDKSYGFEWKNSIGIVMPATAQYNSADKTYNITLENAPEGEYKLTVKDKNYNNATNKEGCSIIESSQILTQPEKIKITLQEIQPISCNTENGESDINKFSDGILKATVSGGIPFTGTANNGLPYSFIWSKYNTITGLWEELSEYKTATAENLSQGNYSLNIIDANGIVQGTYNTTDLVTAIPTTKEMVEPAKLELTFDSGNVSCHAGNNGWAQANVTGGSSPYTYTWYNTGEGIIDVNKISHLTAGTYTVEVIDAKGCFTKGSIAISEPEFPVAIEYTEIFTPTFSGATNGRIVAKITGGTPNDDKSYQYEWKNSVGVLQTTSTELKDGFYTITLNGVPADTYFLTIKDKNYNEGTTQIINCSVLESKVALTEPDPLVVTFEIKQTISCNTSNEFGNDKDTTPKDGQRDESQDGILIAHVTGGTPLASSANNGLPYYFYWKKQQADGSWTVLANITSETASNLSHGNYALNIKDRNGIMLGTYVNNVLTQEIDVTQLMQEPPKLAVTITKGDVFCNGGNDGWATANVVGGTPPYDYRWSNEVDIDENTILKAGEYWVFITDAKGCTTQESVTILQPATPLSIKYTEVLDPSFYKATNGKIVVEVTGGTIFPDNSYWFEWKNSKEIIQTTTTTSFSNGVYTISLSGIPEETYSLTVRDANYKAATNKISCTVANSITTLDDPDPLEVTFEIVRTISCNVSNEFGNETDANPQDNQRDESQDGILVAHVKGGIQLKADKNNALPYFYTWKKQQKDGSWIIWNDQDETAENVSDGTYALNIEDANGIKLGTYVNNVLVKEVDVTQYMSEPAKLNLAFTKGNASCNNGDDGWAEAHVSGGTPPYTYEWTNGETTARIENITTNNYFVIATDAKGCVVQGSIFVGDPKGIFTTETVKNPTCYSGNDGSIELNVTGGNLPYRFLWNTGATTKDLNNLVAGNYEVTISCTDCCVYKKKFILKDPNPIVVDLGKDSTLCNDQVLDLDATISDDKAQYSWSATNGFTSNQAKVSLTKAGTYTVKVTSALGCVGEDEIIIKTNQVAISSEFLLSSQAYSDEEVILINTSNPFGESTQWILPKGVSIVEQKEKYITLKFDATGIYTIGLQQTQGDCFATYNKNITVEKRSTLPNVGTMSKFITDFIVTPNPSNGNFKAIINLENNSTVNLRLFSTTGEFATQKKDSGKKKYEVDFNTSLPSGMYILVLETEQQTLVKKIIIY, from the coding sequence ATGAAGAATTTTTACTTATTGATAATTTTATTGGTTTCGGGTTTTGGATTTGCTCAAAATGCTAGGATTGGGGAGTATGAGGTAAAAACTGTATTAAACATAAAAGCCGGCTCTGGAAGTTATAGTAGTAGTTGCCGAAATGATGTTAAGGTTGACTTAATTTATAATGACGGTACTATAACGATTATTAATGAAAACATAGGTGGAATACCCTCTGATCGATATACACTATATGAAAAAACAATTAATGTATTGGCAACCAGAAAACCCGTTAAAGTACAGGTTTATTCTTCTAGAAACTGGAAAAGAAAAGTTGGTGGTTGTGGAGGTAAGGGTTCTTTTAATGGCGATAAAAGAGAAAGTACACAATTTTTTTCATGTCTAAATAATTATACTGATATTGTAAGATGGTGGGATGATAAATTGTCTATAACAAACAATCCAATACTTACAATTATAAATCCTAAAGACGATTCCTTTCCGACAGACAGTAATATTACAATAGCATCACATACTGGATTTTTACCATCCGAATACAATTGGCAATATTCGCTTAATCCAGATCCTGATGAAGACCTTAACTCTCGAAGTTGGACAAATTTACCTCAATATAATACCCAATCAAGTATATCTACTAATGCAAAAGCCATTTTAGGCGCAAATGCAGCTAATTTCCATGGAAATAAAATTTATTTCAGACAAAAAGCATGCAATATTGTGTCTAAACCTGTTATGTATATAATTCGTCAATCTGCACCTTTTATCATTTCTCATAACGAGAAAGAAACTACTTGTTTTAATAGTGAAGATGGTAAATTAGTTCTCAAATTCAGCAGACCTCTAATTAGTGCTGAGCAACTTAATTATTCTATAGTAGATTATGATGATGAAAAACAAACTTGGAAAGAAGTTATGTGTTCAACACAAGATAATGGAGGGATTATTGTTGATGCATCTAATAGTTTCCAAATTCCCTGTGATTTCGCTAAAGGCAGATACAAGTTATATTTTATAGGATCGATTAATGGGGTAAATACCAATCCATCAACAAACTTCGATAATCCATTTTTTTTTGAAATCAAGTCTCCAGCTCCCGTAGATTTCTCCATTACATCCAAAACAAATATCCTTTGTTATGGTGTGAATGATGGCGCAATCGAAATTACTGCTACTGGAGGTACTGCCAATGGTATTTATCAATATTCAACAAATGATGATTCTACCTGGAAATCTTTTACCAATGGAAATAAACATACCATCACTAATTTACAAAAAGGAGATTGTACTATAAAAGTCCGAAAGATAAAAGACGCAAGCGATACTATTGGGTGTATTGCTAAACTATCTGGTACAGAAAATGACAAAATTCTTACTGAGAACATCTCAGAACCATTAGTACCTTTAATTCTAAATTACACATTCAAAAAAGACCCCACTTTTTACGGAGCGGCCAACGGAAAATTAGTTGCCGCCATATCTGGTGGGACTATTAATGATGATAAATCCTATGGTTTTGAATGGAAAAATAGTATTGGTATTGTTATGCCTGCAACAGCTCAGTATAATTCTGCCGATAAAACATATAATATCACATTAGAAAATGCTCCTGAGGGAGAATACAAACTAACTGTAAAAGATAAAAATTACAATAACGCCACAAATAAAGAAGGCTGCTCTATTATCGAGTCCTCTCAAATATTAACGCAGCCCGAAAAAATTAAAATCACATTACAAGAAATACAACCTATTTCTTGTAACACTGAAAATGGAGAGTCGGATATAAATAAATTCTCTGACGGAATTTTAAAAGCAACAGTAAGCGGTGGTATTCCATTTACAGGAACAGCAAATAATGGTTTACCCTACTCCTTTATTTGGTCAAAATATAATACTATAACAGGGTTATGGGAGGAATTGTCAGAATATAAAACAGCAACTGCTGAGAATCTTTCGCAAGGAAACTATTCATTAAATATTATTGATGCTAACGGCATAGTACAGGGAACGTATAATACTACAGATTTAGTAACAGCTATTCCAACAACAAAAGAAATGGTAGAGCCTGCTAAACTAGAACTAACATTTGATTCTGGAAATGTTTCTTGTCACGCAGGCAATAATGGCTGGGCTCAAGCGAATGTTACAGGAGGATCCAGTCCTTATACCTATACTTGGTACAATACAGGTGAAGGAATTATTGACGTTAATAAAATTTCTCATTTAACTGCAGGTACCTATACTGTTGAAGTTATTGATGCAAAAGGCTGTTTTACAAAAGGGAGTATTGCAATAAGTGAACCTGAATTTCCTGTCGCAATTGAGTATACAGAAATTTTTACTCCTACTTTTTCAGGAGCCACCAATGGAAGAATTGTAGCTAAGATAACAGGAGGAACACCAAATGATGATAAATCATATCAATATGAATGGAAAAACTCTGTAGGAGTGCTACAAACTACATCTACAGAATTAAAAGATGGATTTTATACTATTACTCTAAATGGTGTTCCTGCCGATACTTATTTTTTAACAATTAAGGATAAAAATTATAACGAAGGAACAACTCAAATCATTAATTGTTCCGTATTAGAGTCAAAAGTCGCATTGACCGAACCTGATCCACTTGTAGTTACCTTCGAAATTAAACAAACCATTTCTTGTAATACTAGTAACGAATTTGGAAATGATAAAGATACAACTCCAAAAGATGGTCAGCGTGACGAGTCGCAAGATGGTATTTTAATAGCCCATGTAACTGGAGGAACTCCACTGGCGTCTTCTGCAAATAATGGATTGCCTTATTATTTTTACTGGAAAAAACAACAGGCAGATGGTTCTTGGACGGTTTTAGCTAACATTACAAGCGAAACAGCCTCAAACCTCTCTCATGGAAATTATGCTTTAAATATAAAAGACAGAAACGGGATCATGTTAGGGACTTATGTTAACAATGTGCTCACACAGGAAATTGATGTGACACAATTGATGCAGGAACCTCCAAAATTAGCTGTAACGATAACCAAAGGCGACGTTTTTTGTAATGGCGGAAATGACGGTTGGGCTACAGCAAATGTTGTGGGAGGAACGCCTCCTTATGATTATAGATGGTCTAATGAAGTAGATATTGATGAAAATACGATTCTAAAAGCAGGCGAATACTGGGTGTTTATTACAGATGCTAAAGGATGTACAACACAGGAAAGTGTTACTATCTTACAACCTGCAACACCTTTGTCTATAAAATATACAGAAGTTCTTGACCCCAGTTTTTACAAAGCTACCAATGGAAAAATTGTTGTAGAAGTTACAGGTGGAACAATTTTTCCAGACAACTCCTATTGGTTTGAATGGAAAAATAGTAAAGAAATAATACAAACTACAACCACAACGAGCTTTAGCAATGGTGTTTATACGATCTCTCTAAGCGGGATTCCTGAGGAAACCTATAGCCTAACAGTTCGTGATGCTAATTATAAAGCAGCAACAAATAAAATAAGTTGTACGGTGGCAAATTCAATTACAACTTTGGATGATCCGGATCCGCTTGAAGTTACTTTTGAGATAGTTCGTACTATTTCGTGTAATGTAAGTAATGAATTTGGAAACGAGACCGACGCGAATCCACAAGACAACCAAAGAGACGAATCGCAGGACGGAATTTTAGTAGCTCATGTCAAGGGAGGAATTCAGTTAAAGGCAGATAAAAATAACGCACTACCCTATTTTTATACCTGGAAGAAACAGCAAAAAGATGGTTCATGGATTATTTGGAACGATCAGGATGAAACTGCCGAAAACGTATCTGATGGAACGTATGCCTTAAATATTGAAGATGCCAACGGAATAAAACTCGGAACGTATGTCAATAATGTTTTAGTAAAAGAAGTAGATGTTACCCAATATATGTCGGAACCAGCAAAACTAAATCTGGCTTTTACGAAAGGGAATGCCAGTTGTAACAATGGAGATGATGGTTGGGCAGAAGCACACGTTTCTGGCGGAACTCCGCCTTATACATATGAGTGGACAAATGGTGAAACAACGGCAAGAATTGAAAACATAACGACAAACAACTACTTTGTAATTGCAACCGACGCAAAAGGCTGTGTTGTTCAGGGGAGCATTTTTGTAGGGGATCCGAAAGGGATATTTACTACCGAAACAGTAAAAAATCCAACTTGTTATAGTGGTAATGATGGTTCAATAGAACTAAATGTTACTGGCGGAAATTTACCGTATCGTTTTTTATGGAACACAGGAGCTACTACTAAAGATCTAAACAATCTGGTAGCTGGAAATTATGAAGTAACTATTTCCTGCACGGATTGTTGTGTGTACAAAAAGAAGTTTATTTTAAAAGATCCAAACCCAATTGTGGTTGATTTAGGAAAAGACAGCACTTTATGCAACGATCAGGTATTAGATCTAGATGCTACAATCTCAGATGATAAAGCACAATACAGTTGGAGTGCTACAAATGGATTTACATCAAATCAGGCTAAAGTAAGTTTGACCAAAGCTGGAACTTATACTGTAAAAGTAACTTCAGCTTTGGGCTGTGTTGGAGAAGACGAAATTATAATAAAAACAAATCAGGTGGCAATCAGTTCTGAGTTTTTACTTAGTTCTCAGGCTTACTCAGATGAAGAAGTCATTTTGATAAATACTAGTAATCCTTTTGGAGAAAGTACCCAGTGGATACTACCTAAGGGGGTTAGCATTGTAGAGCAAAAAGAAAAATACATTACACTTAAATTTGATGCTACTGGTATTTATACAATAGGTTTGCAACAAACACAAGGAGATTGTTTTGCAACCTACAATAAAAACATTACAGTAGAAAAACGAAGTACATTACCAAATGTAGGTACAATGTCAAAATTTATTACAGATTTTATAGTAACACCAAATCCAAGCAACGGTAATTTTAAAGCTATTATTAATTTAGAGAATAATAGTACAGTCAATTTACGACTGTTTTCTACTACAGGAGAATTTGCTACGCAGAAAAAAGATTCAGGAAAGAAAAAGTACGAAGTCGATTTTAACACTTCATTGCCCTCTGGAATGTATATTTTAGTACTCGAAACAGAGCAACAAACGCTTGTTAAAAAAATTATCATCTATTAA
- a CDS encoding fibronectin type III domain-containing protein translates to MLKIKLLFLLIITCSLGYSQSKGAKVMVNARAQKDKILIRWAINSPIEWQKANKKGFVITRTTILRDGNVLPKPEKIVLTPKPLLPEPLDSWLNLAQKDNNAAIIAQSIYGESFEITGAKEGELAKIVSMADELDQRYTFALYAADMSFTGAVKAGWGFVDTNVKVNEVYAYQVSVFESPKVKESSYMIGLKDFSVLPAPTDFIAIPDDKKVLLSWDYETFKRIYTSFMVEKSSDGINYTPIATTPLVNLNDKDEHPSKTMYYIDTLSVNDKMYQYRLYGITSFGEKGEVTKPIAATGVAAIVTAARLIDYNIVNSNEVNLEWEYPVASEGFIQGYEINLADNDKGPYKVVTKMIPPSERKLNYKENLFPSNYFTISVVGKNNQRLTSQSMLIQPVDSIPPAKPIGLEGVIDSLGVVRLKWKPNQEKDLRGYRILKANNAGEEFVDIYHKSYVGNDYKDSVSLKMINSKVYYRIAAEDMRFNISEPSDILILDKPDKIPPAAPIFKDYENKDGKVHLKWIRSYSEDVVGHSLRRREKGQEKWLEIKQINDTIQEYTDDRIENKKTYQYAILARDKSNLWSSLDHSIITVQVLDFTPVKIITFLQGLPDRENKKIVLTWNYNKSKDKVISLSIYKNVKGTPPTLWKELNDTVFTIEDKNLNINSEYEYHLIPNLENDSPSKVETLTVIY, encoded by the coding sequence ATGTTGAAGATAAAATTACTTTTCTTACTAATTATTACGTGTTCATTAGGTTACAGTCAAAGCAAAGGCGCAAAAGTTATGGTCAATGCTAGGGCTCAAAAAGATAAGATTTTGATTCGTTGGGCTATTAATTCTCCAATAGAATGGCAAAAAGCAAATAAAAAAGGATTTGTAATTACCAGAACTACAATACTTCGAGATGGGAATGTTTTGCCTAAACCCGAAAAAATAGTACTTACACCAAAACCACTTCTTCCAGAACCTCTGGATTCATGGCTTAACTTAGCACAAAAAGATAATAATGCGGCTATAATTGCACAGTCTATCTACGGAGAAAGTTTTGAAATAACTGGTGCCAAAGAAGGCGAACTTGCTAAAATAGTGAGTATGGCTGATGAGCTGGATCAACGGTATACTTTTGCTTTATATGCAGCCGATATGAGTTTTACTGGTGCAGTAAAAGCGGGTTGGGGATTTGTAGATACCAACGTTAAAGTCAATGAAGTGTATGCTTATCAGGTAAGTGTTTTCGAAAGCCCAAAGGTTAAAGAATCTTCTTATATGATCGGTTTAAAAGACTTTAGTGTTTTACCCGCACCAACAGATTTTATTGCGATTCCGGATGATAAAAAAGTACTACTTTCCTGGGATTACGAAACATTCAAAAGAATATACACTTCTTTTATGGTCGAAAAATCTTCTGATGGGATCAACTATACCCCAATAGCAACTACACCTTTAGTTAACCTGAATGATAAAGACGAACATCCATCTAAAACCATGTATTATATTGATACGCTTAGTGTAAACGATAAAATGTATCAATATAGATTATACGGTATAACTTCATTTGGAGAAAAGGGTGAAGTAACAAAACCAATTGCTGCAACTGGAGTGGCTGCTATCGTTACCGCTGCAAGGCTTATCGATTATAATATTGTGAACTCTAACGAAGTTAATTTGGAATGGGAATATCCTGTAGCCTCCGAAGGTTTTATTCAGGGTTATGAAATTAACCTAGCAGATAATGACAAAGGTCCCTATAAAGTGGTTACTAAAATGATTCCTCCATCGGAGAGAAAACTCAATTATAAAGAAAATTTATTTCCATCTAATTATTTTACCATATCTGTTGTGGGTAAGAACAACCAACGCTTAACCTCGCAGAGTATGTTGATTCAGCCTGTAGATTCTATACCACCAGCAAAACCAATCGGGCTTGAAGGTGTAATTGATAGTCTTGGAGTGGTTCGCTTGAAATGGAAACCAAATCAGGAAAAAGATTTACGAGGATACCGAATTTTAAAAGCCAATAATGCTGGTGAAGAATTTGTAGATATTTATCATAAATCCTATGTAGGCAATGATTACAAAGACAGTGTGAGCCTTAAAATGATAAATAGCAAAGTGTATTATAGAATTGCTGCAGAGGACATGAGGTTTAATATTTCAGAACCATCTGATATTTTAATTTTAGATAAACCCGATAAAATTCCCCCTGCTGCACCCATTTTTAAAGACTATGAAAATAAAGATGGTAAAGTACATTTAAAATGGATACGCAGTTATAGTGAAGATGTAGTAGGACACAGTCTAAGAAGGAGAGAAAAAGGGCAGGAAAAATGGCTAGAGATTAAACAAATAAACGATACCATTCAGGAATATACAGATGACAGGATAGAGAACAAAAAAACATATCAATACGCTATTCTAGCTAGGGACAAAAGTAATCTGTGGTCATCATTAGATCATTCTATAATAACGGTACAAGTTTTGGATTTTACACCTGTAAAAATAATTACATTTTTGCAAGGACTGCCTGATCGAGAGAATAAAAAAATAGTCCTGACATGGAATTATAATAAAAGTAAGGACAAAGTAATCAGTTTGAGTATTTATAAAAATGTAAAAGGTACGCCGCCAACATTATGGAAAGAATTAAATGATACTGTTTTTACTATAGAAGATAAAAATTTAAATATAAACTCGGAATATGAATATCATTTAATTCCTAATTTAGAAAATGATAGCCCTTCAAAAGTCGAAACCCTAACAGTTATATATTAA